The sequence GCCCACGTCGAGCTCGATGGCCACCTCCGGGGCTCGTCGTTCTCGGGCACGGTGAGGTCGCCCGCCGGCCGCTCCGCGAAGGCGCACGGCACCGCCACGACGACCTCATCGACCCGCGGCGAGAAGGCCGTTGAGGATGTCACCGGGTCCTTCGAGCTGTCGCTGCGCGAGCTGGCCGGCCACGACGTGAAGGGGCCCCTCGGCGCGTTTCGCGTCTCGGATCACGTGCGCGTCGCGTTCAAGGCGCGCTTCGTGGAAGCCTAGCGGACGAACCGCTTGATAATCGAGGATTTTCCACGAGTTGCGAGCCGTGCGGGGCGCGACCAAGGGTCCTGTTGCGCTCGGCGCCTGGGCGCGTCAAGAGAAGCGCTCGGAGAGCGCAGCCACGACGTTCGGGACGCCCAGCGCCGCGAGCGCGCCGAGCACGAGCCCCGCGACGAGCCAAGTGAGCCGGCCTGAAGCCACCGCGCGCGAGCGGCCGGCGAGCGGGAACTCCACGAGGCGCACGGTGGCCGTGTCGGCGTCGACCAGGAGCACGCCGTCCACGTCGAACGCGATCCGGTACTCGAGGAGCTGGCGCCGGGTCGTCGCGGTCTCGAGCCGCGGCGCGAGCGCGCCGGTCTTCACCTCGGCGACGTAGCGCCCGCTCGTGTCCTCGACGACGAGGTCGGCGCGGACCTCGACCCCCACCGGTACGCCGTCCACACCGAGCGGGTAGCGAACTACGGCCTGCCTCTGGAGCACGCGGAAGCCGCGGCGCTCGAGGATTCCCTCTGCGCGACGCTCGCCGGCCGCCCCCTTGACCCGCGCGGCGACGAGCCGCGCGCGCATGCGTCGCTGGTGAAGGGCGAGGCGCGCCGTCTGGAGCAGGGCCCAGGCGACGGCCAGGACCAAGAGCCCGAGCAGCACGGTCACCGGCGCGGTCCGCGGGTCCACCCTCCCGTGGGTAGGCTAAACGTCCGCGCAGGGCCAAACTTCCTGAGGCAACCCGGGACGACGCGGGCCGCGGCGTCGAGACCACACGCCCTCCGCGAGCCGCTCATCGAACCATGAGCGTCGCGTATCCGGACCAGAGCCCCCCGCACCGCCGACCGTCGCGCGGACGCGAAAGCGGTGCTCGCGTGGTCGCGAAGTGGGACCCCCAGCCGGTGTAGATGCCGCGCTCACGCGACTTGACGAGGACTTGGACCGCACGGCTCGCCAGGGGTAGCAGGCCGCCTCCGGCGATTCCGCCGCTCGTTCGGCGGCGCCCGACCGCCGCCGCTGCGCTGAGCGCCTCGCTTGGAGGCCGTCAGGGCCCCGCGACGAGCACCTCGCGGGCGATGCCGTCCGCGCCGTTCTTGCCGGCGGGTGCGCCAGCGCCACCGCCGCCGCCCGCGCCCGCCGGGCCAGGGGCCCCGAGCGTGCCCGTGTTGCCCGACTCGACCAGCGTGGCCGTCGAGGCGCGGGCGATACGCGCCGAGTGCCCCCCGCTCCCTCCGCCACCACCGGAGCCGGAACCGCCCGCGCCTCCGCTCCCTCCGCGCCCGCCGCCTGCCGCGCTCGACGCGCCGGAGCCGCCCGCGCCCCCGCCGCCGCCGGGCTGGCCCACGCCTCCGAGACCGCCGGCGCCGCCCGTCCCGCCCTTCCCCAAGGTGAACACGTTGTTCTCGACCGTGGCAGCACCGCCGCCTACGAGCACGCCGATCGACGAACCCCCCGCGCCTCCGCCGGCGCCGCGCGGGCCGCCCGCCCCGCCGCAGCCGCCGGAACCTCCGCCGCCGCCGCCGTCTCCGATGCAAATGGGCCAGCTGCGCGCCGAGGCGCCGCCGCCACCGCCGCCGCCGCCGCCCCCGCCGTTCCCTCCCGGCAGGCCAGGCTTCCCAGGAGACGAGACGTAAAGGCCATTGACGATCGTGCCGACGGGTTCCCCGCCGTCACCACCGGAGGCTGGCGGCGCCCCCGTGCCGGCGCTCGCGCCCGTGAGCCCGGCGCTCCCGCCGCTCGAGGAGATGCACGCGCTGCCGGACCCGCCGCCACCGCCGGCGGCTCCGCCCGTGCCCGGGGCCCCTGCGGCCCCGCTGCTGTCGGAGCCGACGCCGCCGTTGCCCCCTCGACCCCCGGGGGCCGTACACGATGGCGAGGCGGCGCCCGGCTGGGCGCTCGAGCAGCTCGAGCAGCCTCCGGCGCCGGTGTTCCCAGTCGCGGCGGGCGTCGTGGGCGGCGCGGCGTCCGTGGTGCCGCGCACCCCCTGGTTTCCCGGGCCCAGGAGGAAGACGTTGTTTCGGACGAACAGCCTCCCGCCCGACGAGCTAACCACACGCACGCCGTGCACGCTCTTGCCGTCCTGGGCTTCGGGGATCTTCACCTCGAGGGTGAGGTTCGCCACGTGCATGTCCTCGCGGAGCTCACGAATGAGCACGCCGTCGCCCGCGAGCGGCCCCGTGGTGGGGGCCACTATCGTGGTCGCGATGTCGGTGGTGCCGTGCTTTCGCGAGCGCCGAAACGGGAAGGCGGCGTCGGCCTGGTCGAACCCGCCGTAGAGGCTCACGCCGGAGGGCAGCTCGACCGACTCGGTGTACTTCTCCGCCGAGACACAGACGGGCCTCTTCTTGGTGCCCGAGCCGGCCACCATCACCGCGCGCGCGAGGGTCTTGAGGGGCTTCAGCCGAGTGCCGTCCCCCGCGTCGTCTCCCTTCGACACGGAGACGTACACGCAGGTGGCCACGACGCCGTCGGAGCCGTCGCAGTTGGCGTCTTCGAAAGCGGGGTCGAGCTCGTCGTCTTCGCTCCGCTTCGTGCACCGATACTCACACCCGCAGTTCTCCCCGTCGGTTTTTCCATCGAGATTCCATGTATTTGGCGGACACTGCCCTACGACGCACCCTCCGGGCGGGGGCTTGGCCGCGCCGTCGGCTTCGGGGCCGCCGCCGTCCGGGTCGACCGCGCCGGGCTCCTCCCCCTCGTCGGGCCCGAGCTCGCCCGTAGCGCACCCCACCGGAGCCCCCGCGACGCCGAGGCCGACCACCAAGAACCACCACGCGAAAGACTTCATGTCTGGACGCTGCTCCAAGCCAAAGCGAGAGGCGCGGGCGACCGCCCACACCCCAAGTCTACTCGGCCTTCGTGAAAGAGCCCGCGCGTTCACCGCGGCTCGCAGGAAAGTCAGACCGCGCGGAGCCAGTCGCCGAGATCGCGCTTCAGCGCCTCTTCCGACTGGGCGACGAAGAGCACGCCCTGGTAGTCGGTCGGGTCGAACGGCGTGGCCGCGACGCGATCGAGATCGAAGGGCCGTAGCTCAGCCTCTTGGGCAAAGCGGCCAAGCTCGCCGAACGACGAGAGCAGCCCCGCGCCCACCACGCGGCGCGCCTCGGGCGGACCGTAGACGCCGAACTCGAGCACGTACCAATAGAGCCGAATGAGCGCCTCGGTCTGCCGGGCGTCGGCGCGGAGCGTCGCCTCGCCGAACAGGCGGTTTAGCTCCGCGAAGCCAGGATCTGCCAGCATGGGAGCGTGGCCGACGAGCTCGTGGATGATGTCGGGCTCGGGCGTGTAGAGCGGCGCCGAGTGGTGCCGGATGTACTGCGTCGCGAGAAACACGCCCTCGGCGAGGCGCTCCATGAACTGGCGCGGCGTCACGAGCCCCGCGACCGGCTCGAGGCGGAAGCCCGTGAGAGGCGCGAGCACCTCGTTCACCTCGGCGAACGACGGCACATGATCGGCGCGAAACCCGAGCTGCGGGGCCCTCGCGCGGTAGGTCGGGCAAGCGTACTGCGCGTGCAAGGGCGTGAGGTGCGCGAGCGCGGTGCCCCAGACCGCGACCTCGTGCGGCTCGTAGGCGACGTCGGGCGGCGGCGCCCCCGGCCGGTGCGCGAGCGCGAGCCCCGCGATGCGGTTGCGCCGCGCGCGGTACTCCGGATCGCGGAATCCCGGGTGGTCGCGGTCGAGCTCGACGAGATCAGGCACGCGCGGGGGTGTAGCACCGCGGCGGTCAGGAGAAGTCAGAAGAAGATCGGGTTCGACACCGCGAAGGGCTTGTCGCCCGGGGCGACCGGGGCGAGATCGCGGGCGCCTTTCGCGACGAACACCACGTAGTGCCGCGCGCGGCTGGTCGTGGGCGCGACGTCCACGGTGAGATCGAAGCGCTTCGCCGGGCCCGGGCCGACCGAGGCGCCGAGCGGCATCTTCTTGGCGGTCTCGCCGTCGACGAGCACCTCGAGCTCGGTGGCGTCGACCCAGCTCGCGGCCGACACGGTGACCTTGTACGCACCCGCCTTGTCGGTGCCGCCCGGGCCCGCGCCGCCTGGCCCCTGGACGGTCATCGAGAGGCCTCCCGAGATGACCGAGGCCCCGGTCTTGATGAAGTCGCGCACCGACTCGGGCGTGACCTTGTTGGGGTCGTCGTGCCCGAACTTCATGCAGGTGCGCGGATAGCCGACCTTCGCGCTGCGCCAATGGTGGCTGTCGGAGCTGCCCACCGCCCACGTGGTCTTTCCGGCGTTCAGGAGCGAGAACCACGACTTCACCGAGTCGTCGCGGCTTCGGTCGAAGTCGGAGCTGTTGAACACCTCGATCGCCTCGAACTCCTCACTCCACACGCCGTCGCGGCCCTTCGCGGTGGCGTAGTCGTACACGGCCGCAGAGAAGTAGCCGCGGAAGCCCGGGTAGTTCGGGTGATTGACGATCAGCGCGGGCTTCTCGGGCCGCTCGTGGACGAGCTTGAAGATGTCCGGCGGGGACTTCCCGATCCAGTCGACCGCGCCGCCGTTCTGGGCGCCCGGAATGGGATTGAGCGGGATGACCCCGAAGTGCCCATACGAGAACGTGGTGAGCTCTTCGGACGGGAAGCTCGAGGCCCACTTCGAGAGCCCGAGCTTCGCAATGATCGGCTTAAAATCGATGATCCACTCGTGCTCACT comes from Myxococcales bacterium and encodes:
- a CDS encoding PE-PGRS family protein, with product MKSFAWWFLVVGLGVAGAPVGCATGELGPDEGEEPGAVDPDGGGPEADGAAKPPPGGCVVGQCPPNTWNLDGKTDGENCGCEYRCTKRSEDDELDPAFEDANCDGSDGVVATCVYVSVSKGDDAGDGTRLKPLKTLARAVMVAGSGTKKRPVCVSAEKYTESVELPSGVSLYGGFDQADAAFPFRRSRKHGTTDIATTIVAPTTGPLAGDGVLIRELREDMHVANLTLEVKIPEAQDGKSVHGVRVVSSSGGRLFVRNNVFLLGPGNQGVRGTTDAAPPTTPAATGNTGAGGCSSCSSAQPGAASPSCTAPGGRGGNGGVGSDSSGAAGAPGTGGAAGGGGGSGSACISSSGGSAGLTGASAGTGAPPASGGDGGEPVGTIVNGLYVSSPGKPGLPGGNGGGGGGGGGGGASARSWPICIGDGGGGGGSGGCGGAGGPRGAGGGAGGSSIGVLVGGGAATVENNVFTLGKGGTGGAGGLGGVGQPGGGGGAGGSGASSAAGGGRGGSGGAGGSGSGGGGGSGGHSARIARASTATLVESGNTGTLGAPGPAGAGGGGGAGAPAGKNGADGIAREVLVAGP
- a CDS encoding CehA/McbA family metallohydrolase; protein product: MELPISSEHEWIIDFKPIIAKLGLSKWASSFPSEELTTFSYGHFGVIPLNPIPGAQNGGAVDWIGKSPPDIFKLVHERPEKPALIVNHPNYPGFRGYFSAAVYDYATAKGRDGVWSEEFEAIEVFNSSDFDRSRDDSVKSWFSLLNAGKTTWAVGSSDSHHWRSAKVGYPRTCMKFGHDDPNKVTPESVRDFIKTGASVISGGLSMTVQGPGGAGPGGTDKAGAYKVTVSAASWVDATELEVLVDGETAKKMPLGASVGPGPAKRFDLTVDVAPTTSRARHYVVFVAKGARDLAPVAPGDKPFAVSNPIFF
- a CDS encoding phenylalanine 4-monooxygenase, with product MPDLVELDRDHPGFRDPEYRARRNRIAGLALAHRPGAPPPDVAYEPHEVAVWGTALAHLTPLHAQYACPTYRARAPQLGFRADHVPSFAEVNEVLAPLTGFRLEPVAGLVTPRQFMERLAEGVFLATQYIRHHSAPLYTPEPDIIHELVGHAPMLADPGFAELNRLFGEATLRADARQTEALIRLYWYVLEFGVYGPPEARRVVGAGLLSSFGELGRFAQEAELRPFDLDRVAATPFDPTDYQGVLFVAQSEEALKRDLGDWLRAV